In Deltaproteobacteria bacterium, one DNA window encodes the following:
- the eno gene encoding phosphopyruvate hydratase, which translates to MSIITNVHAREILDSRGNPTLEVEVLTETNALGRAAVPSGASTGAHEACELRDQDAKRYQGKGVLKAIQHVKEKIAPELIGLNVEDQVFIDKFLRDLDGTENKTNLGANAILGVSLACARSASVELGIPLYRYVGGSQAVRLPVPLMNVLNGGAHANNGLDIQEFMIVPTVKNSFSESLRAGSEIFHTLKKILAKRGLSTAVGDEGGFAPVLKSNQEAMELLMEAILQAGYEPGQNVFLALDVAATELFNEGKYRWEKNLISASDLQGVYKSWSEKYPLVSIEDGFSEDDWTAWQKTTADLGSTLQLVGDDLFVTNPKRLKQGIERKTANALLVKVNQIGTLTETFEAVNLAQRNNYKTVMSHRSGETEDTTIADLAVGFHCHQIKTGSLCRAERTAKYNQLLRIEEELGEIGFYWDKSAFR; encoded by the coding sequence ATGTCAATAATTACGAATGTACATGCAAGAGAAATTTTAGATAGCCGTGGGAACCCAACTCTCGAAGTTGAAGTTCTGACAGAGACCAATGCGTTGGGAAGAGCGGCCGTACCTTCTGGGGCTTCTACCGGTGCCCATGAAGCTTGTGAGTTGAGAGATCAAGATGCCAAAAGATATCAAGGCAAAGGAGTTTTAAAAGCCATACAACATGTTAAGGAAAAAATCGCTCCAGAATTAATTGGTTTAAATGTGGAAGATCAAGTTTTCATTGATAAATTTTTAAGAGATTTAGATGGAACAGAAAACAAAACAAATTTAGGGGCTAATGCGATCTTGGGCGTTTCCCTAGCTTGCGCAAGATCAGCCAGTGTGGAGTTGGGTATCCCGCTTTATCGCTATGTGGGAGGTTCCCAGGCCGTTCGATTGCCCGTGCCATTAATGAATGTTTTAAATGGCGGAGCTCATGCTAATAATGGATTAGATATTCAGGAATTTATGATTGTGCCTACGGTGAAAAATTCTTTTTCAGAATCACTACGTGCGGGATCTGAAATTTTTCATACTTTGAAAAAGATTTTGGCTAAAAGAGGCTTATCAACGGCGGTGGGCGATGAAGGCGGATTTGCTCCCGTTTTAAAATCGAATCAAGAAGCTATGGAGCTATTGATGGAAGCCATTCTTCAGGCCGGTTATGAACCAGGACAAAATGTATTTTTAGCATTAGATGTCGCAGCTACAGAATTATTTAACGAAGGAAAATATCGTTGGGAAAAAAATCTCATCTCAGCTTCAGATCTTCAAGGAGTTTACAAGTCTTGGTCAGAGAAGTACCCGCTAGTGAGCATTGAAGATGGTTTTTCTGAAGACGATTGGACCGCTTGGCAAAAAACAACAGCCGATCTTGGCAGCACTTTGCAGCTTGTTGGTGACGACTTATTTGTTACAAATCCAAAGCGATTAAAGCAAGGAATTGAAAGAAAAACAGCAAATGCCCTATTGGTAAAAGTGAATCAAATTGGAACTCTGACTGAAACTTTTGAGGCTGTAAATTTAGCTCAAAGAAATAATTACAAAACCGTCATGTCCCATCGAAGTGGAGAAACTGAAGACACAACCATTGCCGATTTAGCAGTTGGTTTTCATTGTCATCAAATAAAAACAGGTAGTTTATGCCGAGCCGAACGAACGGCAAAATACAATCAATTGTTGCGAATTGAAGAAGAGCTGGGTGAAATTGGTTTCTATTGGGACAAATCAGCTTTTAGATAA
- a CDS encoding septum formation initiator family protein — MVVKKPFILVRKILNSPRKVLLFSLIFLFINMMSTGNIVKLLNLKNELDRLGFVLEKNKLEIEQIEQNISKSKDTNFIERQAREKLDLVEEGDLVFIFPGDE, encoded by the coding sequence ATGGTAGTCAAAAAGCCTTTTATTTTAGTTAGAAAAATTCTAAACTCGCCCCGTAAAGTTTTGTTGTTTTCTCTTATATTTCTTTTCATTAATATGATGAGTACAGGAAATATTGTAAAACTTCTAAATTTAAAAAATGAATTAGATAGGTTGGGTTTCGTCTTAGAGAAAAATAAATTAGAAATCGAGCAGATAGAACAAAACATAAGTAAATCTAAGGACACAAATTTTATTGAAAGACAAGCTCGTGAAAAGTTAGATCTTGTTGAAGAGGGAGATTTAGTTTTTATTTTTCCTGGAGACGAATAA
- a CDS encoding XRE family transcriptional regulator — MSVLNLNWTSNRIHSLRLRLGWSCSDLARRLNCSSIEVLKWERKELAPEEKYFSLLEFMEIQAEEVSNEIQICPLAESILESSSQDQILLDELI, encoded by the coding sequence ATGAGCGTTTTGAATCTAAATTGGACTTCAAACAGGATCCATTCATTAAGGTTAAGACTTGGGTGGAGTTGTAGTGATTTGGCTCGAAGATTAAATTGTTCGTCTATTGAGGTTCTAAAGTGGGAACGAAAAGAATTAGCTCCAGAAGAAAAATATTTTTCTTTGTTGGAATTTATGGAAATTCAAGCAGAAGAAGTCTCCAATGAAATACAAATTTGCCCCCTTGCTGAGTCCATATTAGAATCCTCATCTCAAGATCAAATTTTACTTGATGAATTAATATAA
- the polA gene encoding DNA polymerase I produces the protein MKKICIVDVSAMFFRAFYAIRPLTSPQGLPVNALYGYLSMIVKLIKEEKPDFLALCYDLKEPSFRKDLYPEYKSNRTEMPPELVLQIPYLKLINQALGLKAFEKSSYEADDLVGAICEWSVKNNLEVYIVSGDKDFAQLVRPHVYLYDTMKNTKLDSAGVKEKWGVPPEHFRDYLALMGDASDNIPGVDGIGTKGAQKLINEYGTLDQIYENIEKLNGKIKENLIKDKENAYLSKKLVTIETNISLDLTEENLKPQKINKEDLKKILDELNFKNFQKLLIDENAEPAVQQANQVQQVNQAQQANQGLGNVKTILLSDFLEKYGLEKNYFFLWGDKLFVTTGNEFLEIQKHKKETFNTIDISETLENKLNWPKGFKWFGFNLKEIWKWLQIDDLSGSEVVLDTMLMAYVIRSKNCSEIPIVIKDFLQVELVEKINAEEVSEYLQTLNLKLEEELKNFDQVAILYQFEYPLISILYKMERKGFLINTDELKIFSSELKREIGAIEQQIYAISGDKFNVASPKQLSEVLFKKLQLEAVKKTKTGFSTDNDVLERMNHPIAKFILDFRELSKLKLTYVDVLPTLVNPEDKRIHTTFNQALTTTGRLSSSNPNLQNIPIKTLRGQRVRKSFIAGVNKKILSLDYSQIELRVLAHFADDPGLKKAFSEDIDIHSMTAAEVFNVNISEVTSELRRIAKAVNFGIAYGQGAFGLAETLNIPRGEASAIIKNYFQKFKNVKNYIEDTISFAHKNNYVETLFGRRRYLPELQSKSPMIKKFGERAAINAPIQGTASDIVKLAMIKLDQSVKSCMILQVHDELLFEEEENLLLAELPQIRTIMENVVNLKVPLKVNYSIGINWDEAH, from the coding sequence ATGAAAAAAATATGTATTGTTGATGTGAGTGCCATGTTTTTTAGGGCCTTTTATGCGATAAGACCCTTAACATCCCCGCAAGGTCTTCCTGTCAATGCTCTTTATGGCTACTTGTCCATGATCGTAAAATTAATAAAAGAAGAAAAACCAGATTTTTTAGCACTATGTTATGATTTAAAAGAACCCAGTTTTAGAAAAGATTTATATCCAGAATATAAAAGTAATCGCACCGAGATGCCTCCGGAATTAGTTCTTCAGATTCCTTATTTAAAATTAATTAATCAAGCCCTAGGATTAAAGGCTTTTGAAAAAAGCAGTTATGAGGCTGATGATTTAGTAGGGGCAATTTGTGAGTGGTCAGTAAAAAATAACCTAGAGGTTTATATTGTAAGTGGGGATAAGGATTTCGCCCAGCTCGTTCGACCCCATGTTTATTTGTATGATACGATGAAAAATACCAAATTGGATTCTGCTGGAGTAAAAGAAAAATGGGGAGTGCCTCCAGAGCATTTCCGTGATTATCTAGCTTTGATGGGGGATGCTAGTGATAATATTCCCGGAGTTGATGGGATAGGGACCAAAGGCGCGCAAAAATTAATTAACGAATACGGAACCCTAGATCAAATTTATGAAAATATCGAGAAGTTGAATGGCAAGATCAAAGAAAACTTAATTAAAGATAAAGAAAATGCTTATCTCTCAAAAAAATTAGTGACTATTGAAACTAATATTTCCTTAGACTTGACAGAAGAAAATTTAAAACCACAAAAAATAAATAAGGAAGACTTAAAAAAAATTCTAGATGAATTAAACTTTAAGAACTTTCAAAAGCTTTTAATTGATGAGAATGCAGAACCAGCTGTTCAACAGGCCAACCAAGTTCAACAGGTCAATCAAGCTCAACAGGCTAATCAAGGATTGGGGAATGTTAAAACAATTCTTCTTTCAGATTTTTTAGAAAAATATGGTTTAGAAAAAAATTATTTTTTCCTTTGGGGTGATAAGCTTTTCGTCACAACAGGAAATGAGTTTTTAGAAATCCAAAAACACAAAAAAGAAACTTTTAATACTATTGATATTTCAGAAACTTTAGAAAATAAATTAAACTGGCCTAAGGGTTTTAAATGGTTTGGATTTAATTTAAAAGAAATTTGGAAATGGCTTCAAATAGATGATCTTTCTGGCTCTGAAGTTGTATTAGATACGATGCTCATGGCGTATGTCATCAGATCCAAAAACTGCTCAGAGATACCCATCGTGATTAAAGATTTTTTGCAGGTAGAATTAGTTGAAAAAATAAATGCGGAAGAGGTATCAGAATATTTACAAACTCTAAACTTAAAGCTAGAAGAGGAATTAAAAAATTTTGATCAGGTGGCTATTCTGTATCAATTTGAATACCCATTGATTTCCATTCTTTATAAAATGGAAAGAAAAGGATTTTTGATAAATACGGACGAGCTGAAGATTTTTAGTTCAGAGCTCAAGAGAGAGATAGGGGCGATTGAACAGCAGATTTATGCTATTTCTGGAGATAAATTTAATGTAGCTAGTCCCAAGCAATTGAGTGAGGTGCTATTTAAAAAGTTACAGTTGGAAGCAGTTAAAAAGACAAAAACGGGATTTTCTACTGATAACGATGTTTTAGAAAGAATGAATCATCCTATTGCTAAATTTATTTTAGATTTTAGAGAGTTATCAAAATTAAAACTTACCTATGTTGATGTTCTTCCAACTTTAGTGAACCCCGAAGATAAAAGAATTCATACTACATTTAATCAGGCATTAACAACAACGGGAAGGCTTTCAAGCTCCAACCCAAACTTACAAAATATTCCTATTAAAACCCTTCGAGGACAAAGGGTCAGAAAAAGTTTTATCGCGGGGGTAAATAAAAAAATACTTTCTCTAGACTATTCTCAAATTGAATTGAGAGTGTTAGCTCATTTCGCAGACGATCCGGGACTAAAAAAAGCTTTCAGCGAAGATATTGATATCCATTCCATGACTGCGGCTGAGGTTTTCAATGTGAATATCTCTGAAGTCACCTCAGAGTTGCGGAGAATCGCTAAAGCTGTGAATTTTGGGATTGCCTATGGCCAGGGGGCCTTTGGCTTGGCCGAGACTTTAAATATACCTCGTGGAGAAGCATCAGCCATCATTAAAAATTATTTTCAAAAGTTTAAAAATGTTAAAAACTATATTGAAGATACCATAAGCTTTGCTCACAAAAATAATTATGTTGAAACTCTGTTCGGGCGTAGACGTTACCTTCCAGAGCTTCAAAGCAAATCTCCTATGATTAAAAAATTTGGCGAAAGGGCAGCGATCAATGCTCCTATCCAAGGAACAGCAAGCGATATTGTGAAATTAGCAATGATTAAATTAGATCAATCTGTAAAGTCCTGCATGATTCTTCAAGTTCATGATGAATTGCTCTTTGAGGAAGAAGAAAACTTATTATTAGCAGAGCTACCTCAAATTAGAACCATTATGGAAAATGTCGTCAATCTCAAGGTTCCTCTCAAAGTTAATTACAGTATAGGAATAAACTGGGACGAAGCACACTGA
- a CDS encoding flagellar basal body-associated FliL family protein — protein MSNTPLNKDQDPEDHESLLKLEKAILDNDPHFQEEIQDLTSIANENLNLELLDIDKVLEDENSNTLKAKLHRFSNLINSGFTRLVLFFIWFFEFLVKELIPNFISILIGQSKKLVAAVSSFLLFTSRLSAKKKSILVLLILGSVGSVYYFFKVFKDGILSHEQRPFIYSIEELAENKYIIDQDLFEDFYSSPRFNQNIISLRRIVVNLKKSKNSSSNPMVAIELFLQGNSSEVLIEVRDRESEILDLFQGEIRAFNYDDLDTVSGKNKLTEKLKFQIDQILVKGKINKIFYKTFVIKR, from the coding sequence ATGTCGAATACCCCTTTGAATAAGGACCAAGATCCTGAAGATCACGAATCTTTGCTTAAGTTAGAAAAAGCTATCTTAGACAACGACCCTCATTTTCAGGAGGAAATTCAGGATTTAACTTCTATTGCTAATGAGAATTTAAATTTAGAATTACTAGATATTGATAAGGTTTTAGAAGATGAAAACTCAAATACATTAAAGGCAAAGCTCCATAGATTTTCAAATTTAATTAACTCTGGATTTACAAGACTTGTTTTGTTTTTTATTTGGTTCTTTGAGTTCTTAGTGAAAGAACTTATTCCAAATTTTATAAGTATTTTAATAGGTCAAAGTAAAAAACTGGTGGCAGCTGTATCTTCTTTTTTACTTTTTACGAGCCGTTTGTCAGCAAAAAAAAAGAGTATTTTAGTTTTGCTTATTTTGGGGAGTGTTGGCTCAGTTTATTATTTTTTTAAGGTGTTTAAGGATGGTATTTTATCCCATGAACAACGACCCTTTATATACTCCATCGAGGAGCTTGCAGAAAACAAGTACATCATTGATCAGGATCTTTTTGAAGATTTTTATTCTTCGCCAAGATTTAATCAGAATATCATTTCTCTTCGGAGGATCGTGGTTAATTTAAAAAAATCAAAAAATTCTTCTTCCAATCCCATGGTTGCCATCGAGTTGTTTCTTCAGGGGAACTCTTCAGAGGTGTTAATAGAAGTTAGAGACCGCGAGTCAGAAATTCTTGATTTGTTTCAAGGTGAGATAAGAGCTTTTAATTATGATGATTTAGATACTGTTTCGGGTAAAAACAAACTAACTGAGAAGTTGAAGTTTCAAATTGACCAAATCTTAGTCAAAGGAAAAATAAATAAAATTTTTTATAAAACATTTGTGATAAAAAGATAA
- a CDS encoding sigma 54-interacting transcriptional regulator: MKFTLKALNRDHDEIEVVDFMTIGSDKSCHIHFSESQIEERHFRIEFRNNLPFLKDLRSRTGTWLNDIKTEDSILNHNDIIKMGEVELQFIDKALATQFPLKSKNVVWNTELLSLGSGSKSDFPILILGSSGTGKEVLAKAIHESSKRKNGPLISVNCSALTETLVESELFGHVKGSFTGAIQDRKGAFESARGGTLFLDEIGDLSYTLQAKLLRALENNEIRPVGSDKTIQTDVRIIAATHQNLLEKIREGSFRFDLYYRLNVIQVTPPDLINRMEDFDLLLGEFCRHYRVRFNFNGISLLKKYSWPGNIRELKNLIARASALYPSQQITESLVEKLLDKPIKKNTDEETQENTSTLPVIKEIERQMIIKRLKVNKGNQRLTANDLGMPKSTLHDRLKYYDIDVKTFKIYK; encoded by the coding sequence ATGAAATTTACATTAAAAGCACTTAACAGAGATCATGATGAAATTGAAGTCGTCGATTTTATGACCATCGGCTCAGATAAAAGTTGTCATATCCACTTTTCAGAAAGTCAAATTGAAGAACGTCACTTCCGAATTGAATTTAGAAACAATCTTCCCTTCCTTAAAGACCTCCGAAGTCGAACAGGAACATGGCTAAATGATATAAAAACTGAGGACTCCATACTTAATCATAATGACATCATCAAAATGGGCGAAGTTGAACTTCAATTTATAGATAAGGCACTTGCCACCCAGTTTCCATTAAAAAGTAAAAATGTCGTATGGAATACAGAACTTTTAAGCCTTGGATCAGGATCAAAAAGTGATTTTCCAATTTTAATTTTAGGGTCTTCTGGAACAGGAAAAGAAGTTCTAGCTAAAGCGATTCATGAATCTTCAAAACGAAAAAATGGACCTTTGATCTCGGTAAACTGTTCGGCCCTTACTGAAACACTTGTTGAATCCGAACTCTTCGGTCATGTCAAAGGGAGTTTCACAGGAGCTATCCAAGACAGAAAAGGCGCTTTTGAGTCTGCAAGAGGGGGAACTCTTTTTTTAGATGAGATTGGTGATTTAAGCTACACGCTCCAAGCAAAACTATTAAGAGCCCTTGAAAACAATGAAATCAGACCTGTGGGAAGTGATAAAACCATTCAAACTGATGTTAGAATTATTGCAGCTACACATCAAAATTTATTAGAAAAAATTAGAGAAGGCTCTTTTCGATTTGATCTTTATTACAGACTTAATGTAATTCAAGTCACCCCTCCTGATTTAATTAACAGAATGGAAGATTTTGACTTACTCCTGGGAGAGTTTTGCCGCCACTACCGGGTGAGATTTAATTTTAACGGTATAAGCTTATTAAAAAAATATTCTTGGCCTGGAAATATTCGGGAATTAAAGAACCTCATTGCTCGGGCCAGTGCTCTTTATCCATCCCAACAAATAACAGAATCCTTAGTCGAAAAACTATTAGACAAACCGATTAAAAAAAATACGGATGAAGAAACTCAGGAAAATACGTCAACCCTTCCTGTTATCAAAGAAATCGAAAGGCAAATGATTATCAAAAGGCTTAAAGTCAATAAAGGAAATCAAAGACTCACCGCCAATGACTTAGGAATGCCAAAAAGTACTCTTCATGATCGGCTGAAATATTATGATATTGATGTTAAAACATTTAAAATTTATAAATAA
- a CDS encoding YihA family ribosome biogenesis GTP-binding protein, with product MPSVKYIKSAVFPKDFPVTKLKEVAFAGRSNAGKSSLINSLVDRKIANVSKTPGKTRLLSFFNFNDQYLLVDMPGYGFAARSRDEVDSWNEMIEGYLSHSEKLKAIVLVMDIRRDWAQEEKQMKEYAEHFGLSLILVLTKADKLGNSQILKRVQLIKEEALLKNIFVCSSLKKKGLDDLREHILKKIVYSKL from the coding sequence ATGCCATCTGTAAAATATATTAAAAGTGCTGTTTTTCCAAAGGATTTTCCCGTAACAAAACTTAAAGAGGTAGCCTTCGCAGGGCGATCCAATGCGGGAAAGTCTTCACTGATTAACTCTTTGGTTGATCGCAAAATAGCAAATGTAAGTAAAACACCAGGAAAAACTCGTCTTCTCAGTTTTTTCAACTTTAATGACCAATACCTTTTGGTTGATATGCCTGGATACGGATTTGCGGCAAGAAGTCGAGATGAAGTTGATAGTTGGAATGAGATGATTGAAGGATATCTGAGTCATTCTGAAAAACTGAAAGCTATTGTTTTAGTAATGGATATCCGTCGCGATTGGGCTCAAGAAGAAAAACAAATGAAAGAATATGCCGAACATTTTGGACTTTCATTGATTTTAGTTCTGACGAAGGCGGATAAGCTTGGTAATTCTCAAATACTTAAACGTGTGCAATTGATTAAAGAAGAAGCGTTATTAAAAAATATTTTTGTCTGTTCATCTTTAAAAAAAAAGGGTCTAGATGATTTGCGCGAACATATTCTTAAAAAAATTGTATATTCTAAATTATAA
- the kdsB gene encoding 3-deoxy-manno-octulosonate cytidylyltransferase, with product MEKFKVFGVIPSRLKSTRFPNKPLAKIAGKSMIKRVVENCLKSKMLTELIVATDSVEIANELSNENIQVIMTDPNLPSGTDRVYSAIKNRKPDIVINIQGDEPLIHPEVIDQIVNCFVSTLEIDMVTLGQDFKELNELSSLNNVKVICNQKSEAIYFSRFPIPFSRGLNQKLDFPLTACMKHIGIYGYQYAFLERFCKADPVELELQENLEQLRALYLGAKIKVLKTNHFFHGVDVPEDIQKVEKQLKQLGLQN from the coding sequence ATGGAAAAGTTTAAAGTTTTTGGAGTGATTCCTTCGCGACTGAAGTCAACTCGGTTTCCTAATAAACCGCTAGCTAAAATCGCTGGAAAATCGATGATAAAGAGGGTCGTTGAAAATTGTTTAAAATCTAAAATGCTGACTGAACTTATTGTGGCCACAGACAGTGTAGAAATTGCCAATGAATTATCAAATGAAAATATTCAAGTTATAATGACAGACCCTAATTTGCCGTCGGGAACTGACAGAGTCTATTCTGCCATTAAAAATAGAAAGCCAGATATAGTGATAAATATACAAGGTGACGAGCCTTTGATTCATCCAGAAGTTATAGATCAGATAGTCAATTGCTTCGTTTCAACATTGGAAATAGATATGGTTACCCTGGGGCAAGATTTCAAAGAACTAAATGAATTGAGTTCTTTGAATAACGTAAAAGTTATTTGCAATCAAAAATCAGAGGCTATTTATTTTAGCCGTTTCCCAATTCCCTTTTCAAGAGGGCTAAATCAGAAATTAGATTTTCCTTTAACCGCCTGCATGAAGCATATTGGTATTTATGGTTATCAGTATGCTTTTCTTGAGCGTTTTTGCAAAGCAGATCCAGTAGAGTTAGAGCTTCAGGAAAATTTAGAACAACTAAGAGCCTTGTACTTGGGAGCTAAAATTAAAGTTTTAAAAACAAATCATTTTTTTCATGGTGTGGATGTCCCGGAAGATATACAAAAGGTTGAAAAACAGTTAAAACAATTAGGATTGCAGAATTAG
- a CDS encoding CTP synthase: MTKKISTKKSAKRELKQKFIFVTGGVVSSIGKGLTAASLGALLEARGIGVTIMKFDPYLNVDPGTMSPFQHGEVYVTEDGAETDLDLGHYERFTSAIMTRLNSVTTGQIYDTVIQRERRGDFLGGTVQVIPHITDEIKQRVWDCAQGAEVIIVEIGGTVGDIEGQPFLEAIRQLRHEMGKSNSALVHVTYVPYIQAAGELKSKPTQHSVKELREIGLQPDFLVCRSEKIIDASLKKKIALFCSVDPENVIAAQDSSTIYEVPISLHKEKLDDLIIKQLELKTSKLNLNGWTKTVAIIKGPKSKLTIGIVGKYVDLKESYKSLNEAIIHGGIANNAHVDIIYVDSEKLNDKNVIQVLSNVDGILVPGGFGIRGVEGKLAAIKYAREKQVPFFGICLGMQLATIEFARNVCGVKEATSREFVKENQRQGQFVIDFMDEQKNHSHKGGTMRLGAFPCDIKDKSKAFQVYKSHRILERHRHRYEFNNKFKDLLQKRGLEASGICKERNLVEIIELPDHPWFVGVQFHPEFKSKPLDPHPLFVSFIKAGLMKTSHKKVKNNVKLESESAKFDFRTS; this comes from the coding sequence ATGACAAAAAAGATTTCAACTAAAAAATCAGCGAAGAGAGAGCTAAAACAAAAATTTATTTTTGTAACGGGTGGAGTGGTTTCTTCAATTGGAAAAGGTTTGACGGCCGCGAGCTTGGGGGCTTTATTGGAAGCTCGAGGCATTGGCGTGACGATTATGAAATTTGACCCGTATTTGAACGTAGACCCGGGAACAATGTCTCCCTTTCAGCATGGTGAAGTTTATGTCACGGAAGATGGGGCTGAGACAGATCTTGATTTAGGCCACTACGAAAGATTTACCTCTGCCATTATGACAAGATTAAATTCAGTAACCACGGGTCAAATATACGATACGGTTATTCAAAGAGAAAGAAGAGGGGATTTTTTAGGGGGAACAGTTCAAGTTATTCCCCACATTACAGATGAAATAAAACAAAGAGTTTGGGATTGTGCTCAAGGAGCTGAGGTTATCATTGTAGAAATCGGTGGTACAGTTGGAGATATTGAGGGGCAGCCATTTTTGGAAGCCATAAGACAGCTGAGGCATGAAATGGGGAAATCCAATTCAGCACTTGTTCATGTGACTTATGTGCCATATATTCAAGCGGCCGGAGAGCTAAAGAGTAAGCCCACTCAACATTCGGTGAAGGAGCTAAGGGAAATTGGATTGCAACCCGATTTTTTGGTTTGTCGGAGCGAGAAAATTATCGATGCTTCCTTAAAGAAAAAAATCGCTTTGTTTTGTTCCGTGGATCCAGAGAATGTCATTGCGGCGCAGGATTCTTCTACCATTTATGAAGTGCCAATCTCATTGCATAAAGAAAAATTGGATGATTTGATTATAAAACAACTCGAATTAAAAACCTCTAAACTTAACTTAAATGGATGGACTAAAACGGTCGCTATTATTAAAGGGCCAAAATCAAAACTCACTATTGGTATTGTTGGAAAATATGTGGATCTTAAGGAGAGTTATAAATCGTTAAATGAGGCTATCATTCACGGCGGGATTGCAAACAATGCCCATGTGGATATCATTTATGTGGATTCAGAAAAATTGAATGATAAAAACGTGATTCAGGTTTTAAGCAATGTGGATGGAATCCTAGTCCCTGGCGGATTTGGGATTAGGGGCGTAGAGGGAAAGTTGGCGGCGATTAAGTATGCCAGAGAAAAACAGGTCCCCTTCTTTGGAATTTGTTTAGGAATGCAATTGGCAACGATCGAGTTTGCAAGGAATGTTTGTGGAGTCAAGGAAGCCACGTCCAGAGAGTTTGTAAAAGAAAATCAACGACAAGGTCAATTTGTTATTGATTTTATGGATGAACAAAAAAATCATTCTCATAAGGGCGGAACGATGAGACTAGGGGCTTTTCCTTGCGATATAAAAGATAAATCAAAGGCTTTCCAAGTTTATAAAAGTCATCGAATTCTAGAGCGACATCGTCATCGATATGAATTTAATAATAAATTTAAAGATCTATTACAAAAAAGAGGTCTAGAGGCTTCGGGAATATGCAAAGAAAGAAACTTAGTTGAAATTATCGAATTGCCAGATCATCCTTGGTTTGTAGGAGTTCAGTTTCATCCTGAATTTAAATCAAAGCCATTAGATCCCCACCCTTTGTTTGTGAGTTTTATAAAAGCAGGACTTATGAAGACAAGTCATAAAAAGGTTAAAAACAATGTTAAACTGGAGTCAGAAAGTGCCAAATTTGATTTTAGAACAAGCTAA
- a CDS encoding KpsF/GutQ family sugar-phosphate isomerase yields the protein MLNWSQKVPNLILEQAKEVLEIEAQAILKCKEYLNQDFIEAVDLIAACKGKLIVSGIGKSGHVGRKISSTFSSTGTPSVYLHPAESSHGDLGIISSGDIILAISYGGESLELTTILNYSARKGIPVIAITGNANSSLAKSASKVIQIKVNKEACPLNLAPTASTTATLAMGDALAMAVLKKLNFTAEEFAQYHPGGSLGFKLLTRVKDIMHTGDSVPLVKISTPIKEVVSIMTHRDVRGCAGVINENEELIGVITDGDLRRRLEKNQNPLEGQSQDIMTINPRTIDLSELAEKALFLMEQFRIQMLFVLDRNSTHPKKPVGLLHLQDLIKVKIR from the coding sequence ATGTTAAACTGGAGTCAGAAAGTGCCAAATTTGATTTTAGAACAAGCTAAAGAAGTTTTAGAAATAGAGGCACAAGCCATTTTAAAATGTAAAGAATATTTGAATCAAGATTTTATTGAGGCGGTTGATTTGATCGCTGCCTGCAAGGGAAAATTAATTGTTTCAGGAATTGGAAAATCGGGACATGTTGGCAGAAAAATTTCGAGCACCTTTTCTTCAACAGGTACGCCCTCGGTGTATCTTCATCCAGCAGAAAGCTCGCATGGAGACCTAGGAATTATTAGTTCTGGTGATATCATCTTAGCTATTTCCTATGGGGGTGAGAGTTTAGAGTTAACCACGATATTAAATTACTCTGCCCGAAAGGGAATTCCAGTTATTGCGATCACTGGGAACGCCAATAGCTCGTTGGCAAAATCTGCGAGTAAAGTCATTCAGATTAAAGTAAATAAAGAAGCTTGCCCATTGAATTTAGCGCCAACAGCTTCAACGACAGCTACCTTAGCCATGGGCGATGCCTTAGCTATGGCAGTGTTGAAAAAACTGAATTTCACTGCCGAGGAATTTGCTCAATATCATCCCGGAGGGAGCTTAGGCTTCAAATTATTAACGAGAGTTAAGGATATCATGCATACAGGAGATTCTGTTCCCTTAGTGAAAATATCAACTCCAATTAAAGAGGTCGTTTCTATCATGACTCATAGAGATGTTAGGGGTTGTGCTGGAGTTATAAATGAGAATGAGGAACTTATCGGGGTTATCACTGATGGAGACTTAAGAAGAAGGCTCGAGAAAAATCAAAACCCTTTGGAGGGCCAATCTCAAGATATTATGACCATTAACCCTAGAACCATTGATCTTTCAGAGTTGGCAGAAAAGGCATTATTTCTTATGGAGCAATTTAGAATTCAAATGCTTTTTGTGCTAGACAGGAATTCGACCCATCCCAAAAAACCAGTGGGATTATTGCACTTGCAGGATTTAATTAAAGTTAAGATCAGGTAG